Proteins encoded within one genomic window of bacterium:
- a CDS encoding lysophospholipid acyltransferase family protein, which translates to MRGALRSLALVLLTAGSSLAAILVERLHSGGNFAGRVMGWWGRAFVRFGGWKVRVEGMENLPSGGAVLVANHQSIVDIPMLLSAFPRPVRFLAKRELGEIPLFGKAMAAAGNLFIDRDDPRDAIRMLREAGSQVREGGLVVVFPEGTRSGDGSIGEFRPGAFYLAQKSGAPVVPVYIDGGCRALPKGALRVRPAELFVRVLPPLSPGEGAGGSKERIADAVRARILGESARISTEGER; encoded by the coding sequence ATGCGGGGCGCGCTGCGGTCCCTGGCCCTCGTCCTGCTTACCGCAGGATCCTCTCTCGCGGCGATCCTGGTCGAACGGCTGCATTCCGGCGGGAACTTCGCGGGACGCGTCATGGGATGGTGGGGCCGCGCCTTCGTTCGCTTCGGCGGGTGGAAGGTGCGGGTCGAGGGGATGGAGAATCTCCCGTCCGGCGGAGCCGTCCTGGTGGCGAACCATCAGAGCATCGTGGATATCCCGATGCTCCTGTCCGCGTTCCCGCGGCCGGTCCGGTTTCTCGCCAAGCGGGAACTGGGGGAGATCCCGCTGTTCGGGAAGGCGATGGCGGCGGCGGGGAACCTCTTCATCGACCGGGACGACCCGAGGGACGCGATCCGCATGCTGCGGGAGGCCGGGTCGCAGGTCCGCGAAGGAGGACTCGTGGTCGTCTTTCCGGAAGGGACCCGCAGCGGGGACGGGTCGATCGGGGAGTTCCGGCCCGGGGCCTTCTACCTTGCGCAGAAGTCCGGGGCGCCCGTGGTCCCCGTCTACATCGACGGAGGATGCCGGGCGCTGCCGAAGGGGGCATTGCGGGTCCGGCCGGCGGAACTTTTCGTCCGCGTCCTCCCGCCGCTTTCTCCCGGGGAAGGGGCGGGGGGATCGAAGGAGCGGATCGCCGATGCCGTGCGGGCGCGGATCCTCGGGGAAAGCGCCCGCATATCCACGGAAGGAGAACGATGA
- a CDS encoding MoxR family ATPase produces MEGEPLIGLLSSFRANVETVLLGKRESVDLAIASFIAGGHVLLEDVPGTGKTTLARALSSGISGTFRRIQFTSDLLPQDITGMHILDADRKSFVFSPGPLFANVVLADEINRSNPRAQSALLEAMSERQVTVDNRTYPLPEPFLVIATQNPYEQHGTYPLPESQLDRFNLRLRLSYPDRESERQLIRENNLLTMRNGIPASLRPEQVRALRGEVDRVTVHDAIVDYIQRIAAATRAHPAVRLGASPRGAIGLKSTSQALALLSGRDHVTPGDVRRAVVPVLCHRVFPIGDAAGSEAAQAILEEILSVVPSPL; encoded by the coding sequence ATGGAAGGGGAACCGCTCATCGGGCTGCTATCGTCGTTCCGCGCGAACGTCGAGACCGTCCTTCTCGGGAAACGTGAGTCCGTCGATCTGGCGATCGCCTCTTTCATCGCGGGAGGTCACGTTCTCCTCGAGGACGTCCCGGGCACGGGCAAGACGACCCTGGCGCGGGCCCTCTCCTCGGGGATCTCGGGGACCTTTCGCCGGATCCAGTTCACGAGCGACCTCCTTCCCCAGGACATCACCGGCATGCACATCCTCGACGCGGACCGGAAATCGTTCGTCTTCTCGCCGGGGCCGCTGTTCGCCAACGTCGTCCTCGCCGACGAGATCAACCGGAGCAACCCCAGGGCCCAGAGCGCCCTGCTCGAGGCGATGAGCGAGCGGCAGGTGACGGTGGACAACCGGACCTACCCGCTTCCCGAGCCGTTCCTCGTCATCGCAACGCAGAACCCGTACGAGCAGCACGGGACATACCCCCTCCCGGAGTCCCAGCTCGATCGTTTCAACCTCCGCCTGCGCCTTTCCTACCCGGACCGGGAGTCCGAACGGCAGCTCATCCGGGAGAACAATCTCCTCACCATGCGGAACGGGATCCCCGCGTCGCTGCGGCCGGAACAGGTGCGCGCCCTCCGCGGGGAGGTCGACCGCGTGACCGTCCATGACGCGATCGTCGACTACATCCAGCGGATCGCGGCCGCGACCCGGGCACACCCCGCCGTCCGCCTGGGCGCCTCCCCCCGAGGCGCGATCGGATTGAAGAGCACCTCGCAGGCGCTTGCCCTCCTTTCCGGCCGCGACCACGTGACCCCCGGTGACGTCCGCCGGGCGGTGGTTCCGGTCCTCTGCCACCGCGTCTTCCCGATCGGGGACGCCGCCGGGTCGGAAGCCGCCCAGGCGATCCTCGAGGAGATCCTCTCGGTGGTGCCGTCGCCGCTGTGA
- a CDS encoding DUF58 domain-containing protein: MISTARRFRLPRHLRVPFAGRAFLLVTLGIGVAAVNTGNNLLYLALSLNLSLILLSGVLSEGTLRHVTLRVRLASEAFAGEEASLAVTCSAEAKRFPGFSLVAILRAGESPATVRFPDIAPGTTATRVVRFRPSLRGELDSIPASISTRFPFSLFEKSFELAVPAGIIVYPRPSPPATRCEDLPVVAPSGRSFRAGRIGVFPRGVREHLPADPVRDIHWKATARTGRWMVKEREGEATPGIDLRVEEGGTKEAFEARLSEACGTVLELERRAVPFRLRIGDRICAEAHDPERRSKALAALATAQSNPATSTMAGDGQVGKPWTA; the protein is encoded by the coding sequence GTGATATCCACCGCACGCCGGTTTCGCCTCCCCCGGCATCTCCGGGTTCCCTTCGCGGGGAGGGCGTTCCTCCTCGTCACCCTCGGGATCGGCGTCGCAGCCGTCAACACGGGGAACAACCTCCTTTATCTCGCCTTGAGCCTCAACCTGTCCCTGATCCTCCTGTCGGGCGTTCTGTCCGAGGGAACGCTGCGGCACGTCACGCTGAGGGTCCGGCTCGCCTCGGAGGCGTTCGCGGGAGAGGAAGCGTCCCTCGCCGTCACCTGTTCGGCCGAGGCGAAACGGTTTCCCGGGTTCTCCCTCGTCGCGATCCTTCGGGCCGGAGAATCCCCGGCGACGGTCCGCTTTCCGGACATCGCCCCCGGGACGACCGCCACCCGAGTAGTCCGGTTCCGGCCATCCCTGCGGGGGGAACTCGATTCCATCCCCGCATCGATCTCGACGCGGTTCCCGTTCTCCCTGTTCGAGAAATCGTTCGAGCTTGCCGTTCCCGCCGGCATCATCGTGTACCCCCGGCCTTCCCCGCCCGCGACGCGGTGCGAAGACCTCCCGGTCGTGGCGCCGTCGGGACGTTCGTTCCGGGCAGGCCGGATCGGCGTCTTCCCGCGGGGAGTGCGGGAGCACCTCCCCGCGGACCCCGTTCGGGACATCCACTGGAAGGCTACGGCGCGGACGGGACGCTGGATGGTCAAGGAGCGGGAAGGGGAAGCGACGCCCGGGATCGACCTTCGTGTGGAAGAGGGCGGGACGAAGGAGGCGTTCGAAGCCCGCCTGTCGGAAGCGTGCGGCACCGTGCTCGAACTCGAACGGCGGGCCGTCCCGTTCCGCCTCCGGATCGGCGACCGGATCTGCGCCGAAGCGCACGATCCGGAACGGCGATCGAAGGCGCTCGCGGCCCTTGCCACGGCGCAGTCGAATCCGGCGACATCGACGATGGCCGGGGATGGCCAAGTGGGGAAGCCATGGACGGCGTGA
- a CDS encoding DUF3488 and transglutaminase-like domain-containing protein: MSGRLPSREFLWWSLRAHWALALSLLALYTDAARWALLVAAFAWAAGVTMDRADTPRSSFSRFGSPIVALFLAAAAADFLFGSRDLLASLSLLVLGVQSVKFLLPKGSRDGWQLCSIALVEFLAAAAGTDALGFALFAFLFFVASAGAMGALHDQEAEEAGRPPGGFAIPARTTAAVLLAAGVGGFLASAVLFAIIPRLEFRQVLERFGRARGVTGFSETITLREVTGIKSDRRVVARVEFPELHPGLLPANLHLRGMVYSRYEDGTWRRGGTTILPVHRAGFQHLVGDEGVPDSTADITLEAADHPALFTYGHPMLIEGAFAPLLSDGEGNLSLSHIGHPTLRYRVRFTADLHPRVGMPHRPGGENIAFPEGYDDVRALAGEITGGAATDRERTDRILRFFQSGFRYTVSDPASSIREFLFRKRAGYCEHYASGLSLLLRGAGIPSRVAAGYLGGEWNGVGKYLIVRQSDAHAWVEAWIDGRWVTLDATPPPGDSSPFRTRTGTIGLYADWLRQRWDKYVVNYSMRMQADAVKEGVRAVRRTGAAFRFRGWDRIGAAARRASGWALLAIPALYLLYRFVRRRRIRAGNGSPSVLPPLPGPYARLVRLLDRSRFRRHLGETLEETLAAAVRSRPDLSEDAARFLGLYHRDRFGPEPLPPEVRKEAFHLADRLRKGISS, translated from the coding sequence GTGAGCGGTCGTCTCCCGTCCCGGGAGTTCCTCTGGTGGTCCCTGCGCGCCCACTGGGCGCTCGCCCTCTCCCTCCTCGCCCTCTACACCGACGCAGCCCGATGGGCCCTCCTGGTCGCCGCCTTTGCCTGGGCCGCCGGAGTGACGATGGACCGGGCGGACACGCCGCGCTCATCCTTCTCACGGTTCGGATCGCCGATCGTCGCTCTCTTCCTCGCTGCGGCCGCCGCCGACTTCCTGTTCGGAAGCCGCGACCTGCTCGCCTCCCTTTCGTTGCTCGTGCTCGGGGTGCAATCGGTGAAGTTCCTTCTCCCGAAGGGAAGCCGGGACGGATGGCAACTGTGCTCCATCGCCCTGGTCGAGTTTCTCGCCGCCGCCGCAGGAACCGACGCGCTCGGCTTCGCTCTTTTCGCGTTCCTTTTTTTCGTCGCCTCCGCCGGCGCGATGGGGGCCCTTCACGACCAGGAGGCGGAAGAGGCGGGGCGACCGCCGGGCGGATTCGCCATCCCGGCGAGGACCACGGCCGCGGTACTCCTGGCCGCCGGGGTCGGCGGGTTTCTCGCCTCGGCGGTCCTGTTCGCGATCATTCCGAGGCTCGAGTTCCGCCAGGTTCTCGAGCGGTTCGGACGCGCGCGGGGCGTCACCGGGTTTTCCGAGACGATCACCCTCCGCGAGGTGACGGGCATAAAATCGGATCGGCGGGTGGTGGCCAGGGTGGAATTCCCGGAACTGCATCCCGGGCTCCTTCCCGCGAACCTCCATCTTCGGGGCATGGTGTATTCCCGCTATGAAGACGGGACCTGGCGTCGCGGCGGCACGACGATCCTCCCTGTTCACAGGGCCGGATTCCAGCACCTCGTGGGAGATGAGGGCGTCCCGGATTCCACGGCGGACATCACGCTCGAGGCGGCGGACCATCCCGCTCTCTTCACCTACGGGCATCCGATGCTGATCGAGGGCGCGTTCGCTCCCCTCCTCTCCGACGGCGAGGGGAACCTCTCCCTTTCGCATATCGGCCACCCGACGCTTCGATACCGCGTCCGCTTCACGGCGGACCTGCACCCGAGGGTGGGCATGCCGCACCGACCCGGCGGGGAAAACATCGCATTCCCGGAGGGGTATGACGACGTGCGCGCCCTCGCCGGGGAGATCACCGGCGGCGCGGCGACCGACCGGGAGCGCACGGACCGGATCCTGCGCTTCTTCCAGTCGGGTTTCCGCTACACCGTCTCCGACCCCGCGTCGTCGATCCGGGAGTTCCTGTTCCGGAAGCGGGCCGGGTACTGCGAGCATTACGCGTCGGGACTTTCGCTGCTCCTCCGCGGCGCGGGGATCCCTTCCCGGGTCGCCGCCGGCTATCTCGGCGGGGAATGGAACGGCGTGGGAAAGTACCTGATCGTCCGCCAATCGGATGCCCACGCGTGGGTCGAGGCGTGGATCGACGGCCGTTGGGTGACGCTCGACGCGACCCCGCCTCCCGGGGACTCCTCCCCCTTCCGGACCCGGACCGGGACGATCGGGTTGTATGCGGACTGGCTCCGCCAGCGATGGGACAAATACGTGGTCAACTACTCCATGCGCATGCAGGCCGACGCGGTGAAGGAAGGCGTCCGCGCGGTCCGCCGGACCGGCGCGGCCTTCCGGTTCCGGGGGTGGGACCGGATCGGCGCCGCCGCGCGACGCGCGTCAGGCTGGGCGCTCCTCGCCATTCCGGCGCTATACCTGCTCTACCGGTTCGTGCGGAGGAGACGGATCCGCGCGGGAAACGGGTCCCCGTCCGTCCTCCCGCCGCTCCCGGGTCCGTACGCCCGCCTCGTGCGTCTCCTCGATCGAAGCCGGTTCCGCCGCCACCTTGGGGAAACCCTCGAAGAGACGCTGGCCGCCGCGGTGCGGTCCCGTCCCGATCTTTCGGAGGACGCCGCCCGGTTCCTCGGCCTGTACCACAGGGACCGCTTCGGTCCGGAACCGCTCCCGCCGGAGGTCCGGAAAGAAGCGTTCCACCTGGCGGACCGGCTTCGAAAAGGGATCTCCTCGTGA
- a CDS encoding tetratricopeptide repeat protein, with protein MRHRISLLRMILLGAAFLAGCAPRAAVLLPAPPAEIAKAVPAKAPQAAPPIPTPAPGPDPANLYRDAVARTRELLAKGEGRKAIPLWAALEGSPFAAEAVFNQGVLFQLSGDVDRAEELYRRAAAPPLLSQPAAANLLGVALLRGNRDALRNLVAAAGRTDAAGAGERLPELSANLVAALVDLSRYDEAETLYLSVLKTGSPAASLPWSRALIAYRRGDLAGARKYASALPPSVTALWPVTASRVAWEREPAKVPPLDGKMSGEPRYLLLSRNLAAHDAWRRGDLDGAAALLAGGASGSLPPGEFLTNLGIVLAEAGRWKEAKTLLERTVVELPDLPEGWLNLGIFREVYLGDVPGALSCYERYGKLNGGRKDEVSKWAEWLRKSSSPR; from the coding sequence ATGAGGCATCGAATCTCCCTCCTGCGGATGATCCTCCTCGGAGCCGCCTTTCTCGCGGGGTGCGCTCCCCGCGCCGCCGTTCTTCTCCCCGCGCCGCCGGCGGAGATCGCGAAGGCCGTCCCCGCGAAGGCCCCGCAAGCGGCACCGCCCATCCCGACTCCGGCCCCGGGTCCCGATCCCGCGAACCTGTACCGGGACGCCGTGGCGCGGACCCGGGAACTTCTGGCCAAGGGGGAGGGGCGCAAGGCGATCCCGCTCTGGGCCGCCCTCGAAGGATCCCCCTTCGCCGCCGAAGCCGTCTTCAACCAGGGGGTCCTCTTCCAGCTTTCGGGGGACGTCGACCGGGCCGAGGAACTGTATCGTCGCGCCGCCGCGCCGCCGCTTCTCTCACAGCCGGCCGCGGCCAACCTCCTGGGGGTCGCCCTGCTCCGGGGGAACCGGGATGCGTTGAGGAATCTCGTCGCCGCCGCCGGACGGACGGATGCGGCGGGCGCCGGAGAGCGGTTGCCGGAACTCTCGGCGAACCTCGTGGCCGCCCTTGTCGATCTTTCGAGATACGACGAGGCGGAAACCTTGTACCTGTCGGTGCTGAAGACGGGAAGCCCCGCCGCGTCGCTCCCGTGGAGCCGCGCCTTGATCGCCTATCGAAGGGGGGATCTCGCGGGCGCCCGGAAATATGCTTCGGCCCTCCCGCCCTCCGTGACCGCCCTCTGGCCGGTGACCGCCTCCCGGGTCGCGTGGGAACGGGAACCGGCGAAGGTCCCCCCCCTCGACGGAAAAATGTCCGGCGAACCGCGGTACCTGCTCCTTTCCCGGAACCTCGCCGCACATGATGCGTGGAGAAGAGGAGATCTCGACGGGGCCGCCGCCCTTCTCGCCGGCGGTGCATCCGGATCCCTGCCCCCGGGGGAGTTCCTGACCAACCTCGGGATCGTCCTCGCCGAAGCAGGCCGGTGGAAGGAGGCGAAAACCTTGCTGGAGCGGACGGTCGTCGAATTGCCGGACCTCCCGGAAGGTTGGCTGAACCTCGGGATATTCCGGGAAGTCTATCTCGGGGATGTCCCCGGGGCGCTCTCTTGCTACGAAAGATATGGTAAATTAAACGGCGGAAGAAAAGACGAGGTTTCCAAGTGGGCAGAATGGTTGAGAAAATCGTCCTCGCCGCGTTGA
- a CDS encoding AgmX/PglI C-terminal domain-containing protein codes for MNFDLRPDGILLYQEHRVPRFLRIAIALSILLHVLMLLSSPYWQSRVSTGDRIVQIDIAEMPKEEAPRIPEIPIRVPEAVPPPPPRPTSSMTDAGPREASTAPTREEIREKVASRGLLKYFSGKGDADLLPEIRVPGDLRPAPPRATANPADYAPRPASEGGKSKNPGIDQALKTTARASKEMTSRTFRTDTGLEAEIAGASAEPSRSFQSIAATVKQYQGGIKYAYNRELLSNPNLSGNMLVSFVIRPDGTVESVEVRQSTLNWPPLDDAVKKRMQHWKFARGNGGPVRVVFPFVFHPEM; via the coding sequence GTGAATTTCGATCTCCGCCCGGACGGGATCCTCCTCTATCAGGAGCATCGGGTGCCGCGGTTCCTCCGGATCGCGATCGCCCTGTCGATCCTGCTCCATGTCCTGATGCTTCTCTCCAGCCCGTACTGGCAGAGCCGGGTCTCCACCGGGGATCGGATCGTCCAGATCGATATCGCGGAGATGCCGAAAGAGGAGGCGCCGCGGATACCGGAAATCCCCATCCGCGTCCCGGAGGCGGTTCCCCCCCCGCCGCCGCGCCCGACCTCCTCGATGACGGATGCCGGCCCCCGGGAGGCGTCGACCGCACCGACCCGGGAGGAGATCCGGGAGAAAGTGGCGTCGAGGGGGCTTCTGAAGTATTTCAGCGGCAAGGGGGACGCGGACCTGCTCCCGGAGATCCGGGTCCCCGGGGATCTCCGCCCCGCTCCTCCCCGCGCAACCGCCAATCCGGCGGACTATGCTCCCCGACCCGCTTCCGAAGGCGGCAAGTCGAAGAACCCGGGGATCGATCAGGCGCTCAAGACCACCGCCCGGGCCTCCAAGGAGATGACCTCCCGGACGTTCCGGACCGACACGGGGCTGGAAGCGGAGATCGCCGGCGCCTCCGCCGAACCTTCCCGCTCCTTCCAGTCGATCGCCGCCACCGTAAAACAGTATCAGGGGGGGATCAAATACGCGTACAACCGGGAACTGCTCTCCAACCCGAACCTGAGCGGAAACATGCTCGTCTCCTTCGTGATCCGTCCCGACGGCACCGTCGAGTCGGTGGAGGTCCGCCAAAGCACGCTCAATTGGCCTCCCCTCGACGATGCGGTGAAGAAGAGGATGCAGCATTGGAAGTTCGCCCGGGGCAACGGCGGTCCCGTCCGCGTCGTCTTCCCGTTCGTCTTCCACCCCGAGATGTGA
- a CDS encoding HEAT repeat domain-containing protein produces the protein MKSLPALALFLAIPAAGPAFAAPPAPPAAGEEAVSVAERLSGIERIMWERDARSIPALRKQASKDPDEKVRARAIGALTLLRDTGKPMVYLERLSSDPSPRVRRAAADAIGTLGIQPDRIDRLSGPLRKDADSMVRAECARAIGRLGSRAAVGILIYAVSVDPSPEVRSLAAEALSRLGATEAEPTLATSARQDRSPAVRAQAVRALALISPISSRGLFLTLWKDPAADADVRLEAYRALLQSTEEDRWVEEGLVSAEVPIRFLALRTWFSRLMFRSPGYRPLRSSAEVVRLGNFLKDSVRGIREFSRQSLEELGYKMRPDGFAYTIDDR, from the coding sequence ATGAAATCCCTTCCCGCCCTGGCCCTGTTCCTCGCGATTCCGGCGGCCGGCCCCGCGTTCGCCGCTCCGCCGGCACCGCCCGCCGCCGGCGAGGAGGCAGTATCCGTGGCGGAGCGCCTTTCGGGAATCGAGCGGATCATGTGGGAGCGGGATGCGCGATCGATCCCGGCCCTGCGGAAGCAGGCGTCGAAGGACCCGGATGAAAAGGTGCGGGCCCGCGCCATCGGCGCGCTGACGCTGCTGCGGGACACCGGGAAACCGATGGTGTACCTGGAACGGCTCTCCTCCGACCCCTCGCCGCGCGTCCGGAGGGCGGCGGCCGACGCCATCGGGACGCTCGGCATCCAGCCGGACCGGATCGACCGCCTCTCCGGGCCGCTCCGGAAAGACGCGGATTCGATGGTCCGGGCGGAGTGCGCCCGCGCCATCGGGAGGCTGGGCTCCCGCGCTGCGGTCGGGATCCTGATTTACGCGGTGTCCGTCGATCCGTCACCGGAGGTGCGCTCCCTGGCGGCGGAGGCGCTCTCCCGGCTCGGGGCGACCGAGGCCGAACCGACCCTGGCGACCTCCGCGCGGCAGGATCGCTCCCCGGCGGTTCGCGCCCAGGCCGTCCGGGCCCTCGCGCTGATTTCGCCCATTTCCTCCCGGGGCCTCTTCCTGACGCTTTGGAAGGATCCGGCGGCCGACGCCGACGTACGTCTCGAGGCGTACCGGGCGCTGCTGCAATCCACGGAAGAGGACCGATGGGTCGAGGAGGGGTTGGTGTCCGCCGAAGTTCCGATCCGGTTCCTCGCCCTGCGGACCTGGTTCTCCCGGCTCATGTTTCGCTCGCCGGGGTATCGTCCCCTGCGATCCTCCGCCGAGGTCGTTCGCCTCGGGAATTTCCTGAAGGACTCCGTGCGCGGGATCCGGGAATTCTCCCGCCAGTCCCTGGAGGAGCTCGGATACAAGATGCGTCCCGACGGCTTCGCGTACACGATCGACGACCGGTGA
- a CDS encoding YifB family Mg chelatase-like AAA ATPase → MLVRALSFAVLGVEAVPVEVETDIAHGLPSYTVVGLPGSAVRESDDRIRAAVRNSGLPFPGRKVTINLAPADLRKDGSLLDLPIALSVLSAEGVLPGEALAGWVIAGELSLDGTVRPIRGALSQAVLARDLRVPGVITPFDNGDEARLVPGIRVVAVRSLREAAAALTGEEPSRDGASPGSGDGPASGSGIPAPEHAPDLSDVVGQPMARRTLEVAAAGCHAMLLVGPPGCGKTMLAERLPGILPDLSASEALDATRIYGAAGEPPWPRPLLRRPFRAPHPSITAAGLLGGGNPPRPGEISFAHCGVLFLDEFSEFSADVREALRQPIESGEIRISRSGHRYRFPCRFLLLAATNPCPCGNAGHPRKVCRCSPPLLDRFSRKFSGPLLDRIDLAVSVLPVAAEAWSGEARGEASAAVRRRVDACRAVQEERYAGRVSRTNGTVRSSTAELLRELTPEAAAFLTRAAERLSLSGRAIGKACRVARTVADLDAGRRVGLPHIAEALQYRLSGFG, encoded by the coding sequence ATGCTGGTACGCGCCTTGTCCTTCGCCGTGCTCGGGGTCGAGGCGGTTCCCGTGGAAGTGGAGACCGACATCGCCCACGGGTTGCCCTCCTATACCGTCGTCGGGCTCCCCGGGAGCGCGGTCCGGGAAAGCGACGACCGGATCCGCGCCGCCGTACGCAATTCCGGACTCCCCTTCCCCGGCCGCAAGGTCACGATCAATCTCGCGCCTGCCGATCTCCGGAAGGACGGGTCCCTCCTCGACCTGCCGATCGCCCTGTCGGTGCTGTCCGCCGAGGGCGTCTTGCCGGGAGAGGCGCTGGCCGGGTGGGTCATCGCGGGGGAACTCTCTCTCGACGGCACGGTTCGTCCGATCCGCGGAGCCCTCTCCCAGGCGGTCCTCGCGCGGGACCTTCGGGTTCCGGGGGTCATCACACCCTTCGACAACGGGGACGAGGCGCGCCTGGTGCCCGGAATCAGGGTAGTCGCGGTCCGTTCCCTCCGCGAGGCGGCCGCCGCCCTCACCGGCGAGGAGCCTTCCCGCGACGGAGCCTCGCCCGGTTCCGGGGATGGCCCGGCGAGCGGCTCCGGCATCCCCGCTCCCGAGCACGCTCCCGATCTCTCGGACGTGGTCGGTCAGCCGATGGCGCGCCGGACCCTCGAGGTCGCGGCGGCGGGGTGCCACGCGATGCTCCTCGTGGGACCGCCGGGATGCGGAAAGACCATGCTCGCCGAGCGCCTGCCCGGAATCCTCCCCGACCTGTCGGCGTCGGAGGCCCTCGACGCGACGCGCATCTACGGAGCGGCCGGGGAACCGCCCTGGCCCCGCCCCCTCCTCCGTCGGCCGTTCCGGGCGCCTCACCCGTCGATCACCGCGGCCGGCTTGTTGGGCGGAGGAAATCCGCCCCGCCCGGGCGAGATCTCCTTCGCTCACTGCGGCGTGCTTTTCCTCGACGAATTTTCCGAATTTTCCGCCGACGTCCGGGAGGCGCTCCGGCAGCCGATCGAATCGGGAGAGATCCGGATCTCGCGATCCGGCCACCGGTATCGGTTCCCATGCCGGTTCCTTCTGCTGGCGGCGACCAATCCGTGCCCGTGCGGCAACGCGGGTCACCCCCGGAAGGTTTGCCGGTGCTCACCGCCGCTCCTCGACCGGTTCTCGAGAAAGTTTTCGGGGCCTCTCCTGGACCGGATCGACCTCGCGGTTTCCGTACTTCCGGTCGCGGCCGAGGCATGGTCCGGCGAGGCGCGCGGCGAGGCGTCCGCGGCGGTCCGCCGGCGGGTCGACGCCTGCCGGGCGGTCCAGGAGGAGCGGTATGCGGGGCGCGTTTCCCGGACGAACGGGACTGTCCGCTCCTCGACGGCGGAACTGTTGCGGGAGCTCACGCCGGAGGCCGCCGCGTTCCTCACGCGGGCGGCGGAGCGGCTCTCCCTGTCGGGAAGGGCGATCGGGAAGGCGTGCCGCGTGGCGCGGACGGTCGCCGACCTCGACGCCGGGCGCCGGGTCGGGTTGCCCCACATCGCAGAGGCGTTGCAGTACCGCCTCTCGGGATTCGGGTGA
- a CDS encoding NAD(P)-binding domain-containing protein → MEDVVILGGGPSGILLAHHFREHGIPYKVIERGKVGQSWRDMRPGMVLLSPGVPGTDWTSLTLDRPIWSLPGVRRPFPTREDFLCYVDAFARDRRIEIMEHSEAVGARRTPGGFVVAVSGGGEISCRFLVIATGSASAPYYPDIPGIAGNRRVLHSGDFLTCMTYDRKRVLVIGGANSAAELCIELAGTAHTTMCTRGPLRYFSESGELDHIRGSSESVLKELFRFGIVSLREADPVVSLSDGTAEFSSGARESFDWIVCATGYRPRWVPVEGGTVDADAKGYPRISPVGESSVPGLYFCGSLAMFHPRCAFIHGFRNYVEKVFWDIADKL, encoded by the coding sequence TTGGAGGACGTCGTAATCCTCGGGGGGGGACCGTCAGGGATCCTCCTGGCGCACCATTTCCGGGAGCACGGGATCCCTTACAAAGTGATCGAGCGGGGGAAGGTCGGACAGTCGTGGCGCGACATGCGCCCCGGGATGGTTCTTCTCTCCCCGGGGGTGCCCGGCACGGACTGGACCTCCCTGACCCTGGACCGGCCGATCTGGTCCCTGCCTGGAGTACGGCGGCCCTTCCCGACCCGGGAGGATTTCCTGTGCTACGTGGACGCCTTCGCACGCGACCGGCGCATCGAGATCATGGAGCATTCCGAGGCCGTCGGCGCGCGGCGGACGCCGGGGGGGTTCGTCGTCGCGGTGAGCGGGGGAGGCGAGATCTCCTGCCGCTTCCTCGTGATCGCCACGGGGAGCGCCTCCGCGCCGTATTATCCGGACATTCCGGGGATCGCCGGGAACCGGCGCGTGCTGCACTCGGGCGACTTCCTGACCTGCATGACATACGACAGGAAGCGGGTTCTCGTGATCGGCGGCGCCAACTCCGCCGCGGAGCTTTGCATCGAGCTGGCCGGAACCGCGCATACGACGATGTGCACCCGCGGCCCGCTCCGCTACTTCAGCGAGTCGGGGGAGCTCGATCACATTCGCGGCTCGTCCGAGAGCGTCCTGAAGGAACTGTTCCGCTTCGGGATCGTTTCCCTGCGCGAGGCGGACCCGGTCGTCTCCCTGTCGGACGGGACGGCGGAATTCTCCTCCGGGGCGCGGGAGTCGTTCGACTGGATCGTGTGCGCCACGGGGTATCGCCCCCGCTGGGTCCCGGTCGAGGGCGGCACGGTCGATGCCGATGCGAAGGGATACCCCCGCATCTCCCCGGTCGGCGAGTCGAGCGTGCCGGGCCTCTACTTCTGCGGATCGCTCGCGATGTTCCACCCGCGCTGCGCCTTCATCCACGGGTTCCGCAACTACGTCGAAAAAGTCTTCTGGGACATCGCCGACAAGCTGTAA
- the rplU gene encoding 50S ribosomal protein L21, protein MYAVVRTGGKQLRVSPGDVVNVEKLSVEPGATIELTDVLMVSTDQGTTIGTPTVQGAAVVCTAVRDGKGKKITIYKYKRRKGFSKKQGHRQPFTTLSVTDIRVG, encoded by the coding sequence ATGTATGCTGTTGTCCGCACCGGGGGGAAGCAGCTCCGCGTCTCTCCGGGCGATGTCGTCAACGTGGAGAAGCTTTCGGTCGAGCCCGGCGCGACCATCGAACTTACGGACGTGCTGATGGTGTCGACCGACCAGGGAACCACCATCGGTACTCCCACCGTCCAGGGCGCCGCCGTCGTCTGCACGGCGGTCCGGGACGGCAAAGGGAAAAAGATCACCATCTACAAGTACAAGCGGCGGAAGGGCTTTTCGAAGAAACAGGGGCATCGCCAACCGTTTACCACGCTTTCCGTGACCGATATCCGGGTCGGTTGA